A part of Magnetospirillum sp. genomic DNA contains:
- a CDS encoding AAA family ATPase translates to MTRSATNNGRPAKMFIERLRLTNFRCFGPEATSVDLTSDLTTFVGVNGAGKTALMQALQRLFGVTGDQRRLRRQDFHVPAAELAAPLQRNFVLEAIIAFPELDADGTGGAAIPEFFHQMATDEAGKLKCRLRLEATWTDDGSLDGAIEQKYWAVRTFGAFTDADCTELKAADRARIQMIYVPATRDGASQVTAFLRGRLWRAINWSQGVRDTFTNASAALNGAFAGEPAVDVIAAAVTRRWQEVYKAGTDTTPVFRPLDLRFEHFIRKVEVVFRPDELGRERALDDLSDGQRSLFHLAMTAATLDVEAGIVADPAGAGFHAGGVPLPALTLIAIEEPENNLAPFYLSRIVRQIQDLTKSPQAQAVVSSHSPSILARVDPTQVRHFRLNPHDRTARIRPINLPVGEEEASKFIREAVRTYPELYFARFVVLGEGASEEVVLPRLGEAMGLDIDRSFVAVVPLGGRHVNHLWRLLTDLDIPYATLLDLDWGRSGGGWGRIKTACTQLLANNVTPQAIFGQHLNPQGPAANLAAFDALPIEDTANITTWINWLREFNVFFCTPLDLDYSMLKALPLAYQIVEPGRQGPSPTGEPRTAVLGDGGLPHLYAADQDGLMRWYRYLFLGRGKPSTHVRVLSAQDPAVIAAAAPEELRALMTSIVARLTPPPPEGA, encoded by the coding sequence TTGACGCGATCGGCCACTAATAACGGGAGGCCAGCTAAAATGTTTATTGAGCGGCTCAGGCTGACAAATTTCCGCTGCTTCGGACCTGAAGCGACAAGCGTCGACCTCACCTCCGACCTCACCACGTTTGTCGGCGTCAACGGTGCGGGGAAGACGGCCCTGATGCAGGCCCTGCAACGCCTCTTCGGCGTGACCGGCGATCAGCGACGCCTACGGCGCCAAGATTTCCACGTCCCTGCCGCCGAGCTTGCCGCCCCGCTTCAGCGAAACTTCGTCCTGGAGGCGATCATCGCCTTTCCCGAACTGGACGCCGACGGCACCGGCGGCGCGGCAATTCCGGAATTCTTCCACCAGATGGCCACTGACGAGGCGGGCAAGCTGAAATGCCGCCTGCGTCTCGAAGCGACATGGACCGATGACGGTTCGCTCGATGGTGCGATTGAACAGAAATACTGGGCGGTCAGGACTTTCGGGGCGTTCACCGACGCTGATTGTACCGAGTTGAAGGCTGCCGACCGGGCGCGGATCCAAATGATCTACGTGCCAGCGACGCGGGACGGCGCCTCCCAGGTGACGGCCTTTCTGCGCGGCAGGCTGTGGCGCGCCATCAACTGGTCGCAAGGAGTCCGCGACACGTTCACAAATGCCAGCGCCGCCTTGAACGGCGCTTTCGCCGGGGAGCCGGCCGTCGATGTGATCGCCGCAGCGGTTACACGGCGGTGGCAGGAAGTTTACAAAGCCGGGACCGACACGACGCCAGTGTTTCGTCCGCTCGATCTGCGTTTTGAGCATTTCATCCGGAAGGTCGAGGTGGTCTTCCGCCCCGACGAACTCGGCCGGGAGCGAGCCCTCGATGACCTGAGTGACGGCCAGAGGTCGCTCTTTCATTTGGCGATGACTGCGGCGACACTGGATGTCGAAGCCGGGATCGTCGCCGATCCTGCTGGGGCCGGCTTCCACGCTGGCGGCGTACCGTTACCGGCGCTTACACTCATCGCGATCGAAGAGCCTGAGAACAATCTCGCTCCCTTCTATCTCTCCCGCATCGTCCGGCAGATACAGGACCTGACGAAGTCGCCGCAGGCGCAAGCCGTTGTCTCTAGCCATTCCCCAAGCATCCTCGCCCGGGTGGATCCGACGCAGGTCCGTCACTTCCGACTTAATCCGCACGATCGAACGGCCCGCATCCGTCCGATCAATCTCCCCGTCGGCGAGGAAGAGGCGTCGAAATTCATTCGCGAGGCCGTGCGGACCTATCCCGAACTCTATTTCGCGCGCTTCGTCGTGCTGGGAGAAGGTGCGTCCGAGGAGGTCGTTCTTCCCCGTCTCGGCGAGGCGATGGGGCTCGACATCGATCGATCCTTTGTCGCGGTCGTTCCGCTGGGCGGTCGGCATGTAAACCACCTCTGGCGACTACTGACCGATCTCGACATTCCCTACGCCACCCTGCTGGATCTCGACTGGGGACGTTCTGGGGGTGGATGGGGACGTATCAAAACGGCCTGCACGCAACTACTCGCTAACAACGTCACGCCACAAGCCATCTTCGGACAGCACCTTAACCCCCAAGGGCCAGCCGCCAATCTGGCGGCTTTCGATGCTCTGCCGATAGAGGACACTGCAAATATCACAACCTGGATTAACTGGCTGCGCGAGTTCAATGTCTTCTTCTGCACGCCCCTCGACCTCGACTATTCGATGCTGAAGGCCCTCCCGCTCGCCTATCAGATCGTCGAACCCGGACGCCAAGGGCCCTCGCCGACGGGGGAGCCGCGCACGGCTGTTCTCGGCGACGGCGGCCTGCCTCACCTGTACGCTGCGGA